Within Vicia villosa cultivar HV-30 ecotype Madison, WI linkage group LG1, Vvil1.0, whole genome shotgun sequence, the genomic segment aaaccctaaatttgaaattaaatgacaaacaagatgaataaatgcaagatgatagagggttttcaatcctctgatgatgctaaacaagatagaatcgagctttaactcagtgagtgcttaaattaaagaggtgaagttcagaaacttacctctgaaaatgcaggtcgtgaggatgattgagagcacctgggtttgaatgaatgatctcaatagcttccttgagactcaatgatgctaactgaatgcttattggagcttgaatcctcctgaattgctctatggacctccctcgatttcagcttcaagtgaacatggaggttgttgaatttggagttacagatgagctgcagccatctggttagcttcactatgacctgaggagtgtgcctggatgattggcttgacttgaaacctcctgaatcagtctatggacctccaactgcaaatgctccaaagtgagagcaacaatggtgttcctctacttacagaagtgatccaggtgcttggatcacctcaaatgacctcccttgagatgttagaatgctcactttccaaagataagctctggtttgaagaaatcgattcttcttgccaaagaactttgaaaaacaatgaacatgagaagagaaagagaaagcaaggaatatggttgctttggtgtgttttttgaatgagaatgaggcctctatttataggcaaatgtctcagtactgattgggagagtgagcttgcttagtgaagcaagtttggtttcttagccatgaagaaatttcaaagaatatccaagtgtgatcattgcattttcgagccacctcccctatccattgattctatctgatcttaggggacaattcagatgcaaagtgagctctaattggttggtaagaagattccttgggtgattcatcaatttgccataaattctcaaaagtaatcattacataatcacatgttcttgttttaggaatcttattcaattatcatggcatggtgaaaatgaatgcatggtattgtttcagacatgttatgggtcgtgtagcatccattagtgaagcaaaaatgcacaaaattgcaaagttccaatttgctcatgacctataattttacttcatgaggccaactttggacaagcataactcttagctcaaattgaatttggagaaggttgaacacaatttggaaagccctaaacatctactttaaatcattagtttatgtcttcttcagaatcatttgggaaatttgtgaaaaatgagcccaaagttggatgaaaactaggttaaaacacttagaaaattttctaagtgtttatgacctaaaacttcaaaatctccaaaacccttaaatggttgatcttttgaaaaaagttcctttgtaagatgttgttttattttgcaagatctacaactttcatgttggaagttttttgagttgtgtaggtgaaattttgagttctcaccatgccctcaaaaaccctaattcccgactttttgctccttgatgaatttctttggtcaaatgactttgacatccatatattgatgatattgatctttgaaagtcattttttgaccaaaaaccttaaaagtcaatgatgatcccacacagttgacttttcctgacaaagtgaattttttgggcttttgtgaagaaacaagatcttctcctcaaatgaatgatgtaaatggattatattgaggtagtagagattcttgaatcatgtattgagttttggatccatgccctgattaaaagtcaaccatcctggtgaattaggtcaaaaaccctaattgtcgaccatatgaaaataatgactgtagactttgaattggggtgtaatgtccagtggatcttgtcatatgagttatttgtagatgattgatgtctttgaatgatcccctggggctttttagggtttcccaaaggtgatccctgattttagtccttgataggctccaaaccctagtctgttgatctgagtaatcctgtatttagataactgggtgtcttaatcaatcacaggtgtaataatgaggattttgagtcttatgcttgtattagagactaatccttctattgattgatcctttgcctgaattttcttgtctttgaacaccctcgattgaatgccagactgtcctaggtacttactttgacttgatgaaaatcctgaagatatgtcatctcaggggggtcaaaaattagggtatgacaaatttATTTAGGCAATATGAGGTACTTTCTTGGATTAGAAGCCATACAACTTAACTATGGGATATTCATGATTTAGCAAAAATATTATATGGAAATTTTGTTAGTATCAACATGGACTAATGTAACATAGTTTGTCGTCCCATAGCTCATAAAAGTAAACTAATTAGAGATGAAAGAGATATAGTTATTGATTCAACAAAGCATAAGAAAATGATGGGATTTTATTACGCTTAATCTTACCTTATAAGTTTGTCTAATTATAAGATACATGGAACCATTAATTGAGATTCACATGGCTATAGTAAAAAGGAACACATAAGTAAATCAGAGGGACAATGGGCTTTGGCATATTATACAAAAGGAACACATAAGAAAATCCGCAAGCATTGTCAAATTCATGCTATGAAAGAGATATTGATGATAGGAAGAACACCTCTTATTTTGTGTTCATGTTTAGATTAAAATTTGTATCCCGATCATCTAAAAAGCATGTTATATCCACTCTTTACACCATAAAAGTTGAATATGTTACAATTACTTCATGTGCTTACCATGACATTTGGCTTAGACAAATTCTTGACCAACATGGTCTAGAAGTTAAATACATTATAAATAAAgtcatattaatattaataatcacGATAAAATGATATTATCAAGTATTTTTGCTAGAAGAGTTATTGTAACGCGATACAAGTTGCAAAATTTTTAGTATATGTTATaaatttggttgagaaacaaagAGCGGAACAACatgattataaaattattaatacatTCATTATTGGTTTGTAGAATGGTACAATGACAAATAATGATTATATTTAATATCATCATATTGGAGTGATATGACATATTCGTTACTATTATTAATGATAGTTTAAATTTCATGTTGTTCACAACAAGGATACTAATGATAAAGAGAAAACAACGTCAATTAAGTATTTAGACAATCattctattaaaaataaattttttttattgaggtGAAAGTCTATCACATAGTAGAGCGCTCGCTTCGCATGCGAGAGGCACGTGGTTCTATTCTCTGCACCTCCAATTAATTCTTATaagagttttaattttattatattttaatacttCTAATTgatatttagtttgattttaaCCAAAGTCTAAGTTGAAATGTCAAAATAGTCATTAGTGTAGTTTTAATTaataatgaaattttatttttcaaattttaaaatgtttaattttttaatatagtaaatattatttattaaatttaacaaATGACAATAATAATTGCCATGTGATGTcttaattttgtttataaaatacaatacatattttaaatttaaaataaaatatctatcataactttttgaaaataatatattctCTTTGTCAAAATTTACTTAGTCTTTATTGGAAAGGTTCATTGAATATATCAAGTTGATAAACtaatatgtcatatatatatatatatatatatatatatatatatatatatatatatatatatatatatatatatatatatatatatatatatatatatatatatatatgtgtgtttttttatcaaattacttAATGTTATAACAAATATTACAAATAAGAAATATTATAATGTAAAAGTACAATCtttggttaaatatatatttatattttataaaaaaagtatttttgcCTACTTAGTTGATATATACTATGTATATCCAATTTTAAAGGAATTtcccaaaaattcaaaaatagcttaattacaaaaatatataaagtaaaactcattgattaaattttaattaatttttttagtaaattataatatataaagaaaGTTTACAAATAATTatctttatataaaaatataatcttttttcaaaaatgtattttattatatatttaattatatatatatatatatatttattctacataaatattagaaatattttagtatatatttaattatatatatatatatatatatatttttattctacataaatattagaaatattttattataaacgcATTATTTtaagtcatatataaataaattttaaaaataattaatatttattattattattattattattattattattattattattattattattattattattattattattattattataggaaTACATACTTTTGTCAAATATATAAGCaaaattatcatttattattaatatttatcatcttataaaaataatttattttattagcaaatttataaataaaaaacactagttaataaaaaaaattatttaataaaaatactatctATAGTCAAAtatctatttatatattttttaaaagttttctTTACCTTAATCAGTTGATATATACTATATTTATTCATCCAAGAATGTATATACAATTTTTATGGACTTTTCTTTGAAAATACAAAGTTTAATagctattaaaatatataaagaaaaattgaataattggaatttttataaacattttaataaattttaatatataaatataataaataattatattataaaaataataacttttatcAAATAGGTAGTATTTTTCTTTATAGAAAACATATATGATATTCTACATAAATATTAGAAATAACAAATTtatcatttatataaaaattgTGTATGGGTGATATAAAGAAAGATTAAAGTGCAAACAAGTCATTCGAATAAAATCCACCAACGAATTTTTAAAGTCTTGTATTGTGATACAAACGAGGGCACATGGTAATTCAAATTAGGTGTGCAAAgagttaaaaaataatataaaaacctATTTTTGATGCAATATAAGTTTCAAAGTAAcatccaaaatcattttcaaatactttGCAATTGAGACATAATTGGGGACACAAGTTACAACATACACTATGTCTAAATCTATATTATTAACACTCTGTTTAAACAGTAAAACTTTTTATTCTATATAATTACAACCTCGACTATAATATTGGATTCAAGTGTGAATTGTTAAGTTCCACACGACCTATGAAAAGATAGAATGTTTGATTTATAAAATATGTGATCTATAAATCTAATGTCTTCAAATTTTGGATGAAGATATGACGTCCCTTCCGAATGATTCTAAACCCTATTATAGGATGTGAGAATTCACACTTGTGAACAATAATTTCGCTTTTAGGAATGAGTGATAAGTCTCATTATTTATAAAAGATATGATCCATATACCTAAAGTCATAAACAATTtatctttaattaaattttattaaacacTTGAGGTCAATCATTAAATTTATTAAAGTCAAATTTGAATACATATTATCAAAATAttcaataatttaaaaaagagGACTATAGTCATATTATAATTGTATTAATATTAAAGACTTAATGCAATATTTTTAGCAACAGTTTGATCATCAACAATCATTTCGAAAGGATTACTTGGTTCTTGAAGATAATTTCTTTTGTCAACCATCATATAGATTAGTAGTATCCATTGTTAACTTAGATAATAGAACTTGTTTCATTGACACACATTTATTGCTCTAAACTTTATATTTTCACCGAAAAATCAatgaacatcatcatcatcatcatcattgtcaTCTCTCTGTTACCTTTATCCTTCTCCAGATACTCTACACACTGATCAATAACTTCTCTCAATTTGTCGAGTTCAAATCAATTTCATTGAACGACCTATCATCCatgattaaaatttgaattttacatCAATTTTTAAATGGTACAATGTTAGAAGAAATGTAAATTATAATATCTTAGAACCAATTTAGAAGCAAAGTGTTATTTTGAGGATCAATTTGACTAACGTTCCAGTTTTCTCTTAAAGTAGAGTATTTTATTTTTCACCTCACATTATGTATGTAGTTGTAGATTACTTAAACTTATCACAACCTTGAACCTTCTACCCCTAAGCTACTATGTATTAAGTATGCATGGTATTTGGGTAGGGATGTAGTgggctttatttttattttttaagtattACAATCAAACATAATCTCGTGATCAAATCATCCACTTCACAATAAACATGAGTTGAGTCAATATGAAGGAGATAATCTAAAATATATGgtgataataaaaaatattttacaatgtAATAATATTAAACTTTTACATTATCACTTGATATATCTATTATAAACTAAAATTTAAtatacaattaataaaaaataataataactaaaacataaattattttgattatttcaaGTTAAAAACTAcatgaatattttttttcatataactATCGTCAAttggtaaattttaaattattttatagtgAAGGAAATATTCAAATGCTAAAGTAATAATATGataccattttttattttttgtgcaACTTTATTTTTTTCCCTAATTGTTAGGAAGGTACATTGTTTAGTCTAAGGGCCTACATCCAACCGCACTGATAAGCTAGATGCATAGAATTAATTTGTTCTATTTAAAGGTCCAAACTCTTATGAGGACTTCTCAAAATAAAGAGGAAGCAAAGGGATAAGGAGTGTATAATTTTCTCCAACTATGGAGAATAATGGTCGAGTATGCACCATTTGTAATAGGTTCTTTTCTAATGGGAAGGCTTTGGGAGGCCACATAAAATCCCACTATTCCAAATTACCAATCCCTCCAAAACCTCCATTAAGTAGGCAAGTACCTGAATATTCAGTAGAGTCAACCCAACCTCCAAATCACTTTATCACCACATCTTCCTTATCAACTACAAATACAAGAAATAACTCCATACACAATCTTAGATCTTTGAAAAGAAACTGCTATTATAACCTAGAAAACTTTGGTAGGAAAATTGTGTTCGAGTTTTATCCAAAAAAACCAACTGGAAAAAGATCGAAACGCAGTCGTAGACAATTCAATGtgattgaagaaaaagaaaagaatacccAAATTAGCGTGGCTGGAGAAAAAGAAGAGAATGCACAATTTAATGTCgctgaagaaaatgaagagagcATACAATTTCAATTAGTGTATGATGATCATGATATGGAAGCTGCTAAAA encodes:
- the LOC131650335 gene encoding zinc finger protein ZAT9-like, which produces MENNGRVCTICNRFFSNGKALGGHIKSHYSKLPIPPKPPLSRQVPEYSVESTQPPNHFITTSSLSTTNTRNNSIHNLRSLKRNCYYNLENFGRKIVFEFYPKKPTGKRSKRSRRQFNVIEEKEKNTQISVAGEKEENAQFNVAEENEESIQFQLVYDDHDMEAAKTLVIISAKEWQHIEEKYYQKKAKVCESDPVGFKCDICHEVFQSHQDFVGHDKMHKESNNLYEEVSVSGNEDDIVYAEVHKCMYCFEIFECDELLEKHRKVHLFYSSYSKP